The following coding sequences lie in one Dysgonomonas mossii genomic window:
- the cobM gene encoding precorrin-4 C(11)-methyltransferase, with amino-acid sequence MKNAIILTSESSLQIARTIQNELDKTVIFTKSDIKGTIQISSISGCISDIFDKVESILFIGAMGICVRSIAPYIKDKHTDPAIVNIDSTGKYVISVLSGHVGGANDLTQRIAHILGAETIITTQSDNTNLWSLDTLGKKYGWTTVSNTADFNKPLITFVNKKTTALLLDINDEGTQYLERTVPEHVKLYYNYKDINLSEFQLLIAVTPYLYPQTDIQTIYYHPKVLHLGVGCRKECNPIGISEYITEALNKNNITIASIKDISSIDIKKDEPLLKVLQSHFKNIPVNIYTANELRDIEVANPSKKVEEVTTVAGVAESSAIKSAGGGSLILEKQKGKLSDGNDFTFAIAIDRKAIRQGHIEIVGAGPGDPDLISVKGRHFLEAADLILYAGSLVPVELTYCAKQGATVRSSASMDLEEQFEIMKEFYDKGKLVVRLHTGDPCIYGAIQEQMAFFDKYNMSYHITPGISSFLAAAAALESQFTIPEKVQTIILTRGEGRTSMPEKEKLHLLARSQSTMCIFLSASVVDQVQQELMEHYPPETPVAACYKLTWKDEKIYRGELKDLAKIVKENELTLTTMIVVGEAIGNRQGLSKLYSHQFKHLFRS; translated from the coding sequence ATGAAGAATGCTATAATATTAACATCAGAAAGTAGTTTGCAAATAGCCAGAACTATTCAAAACGAACTAGATAAAACTGTAATATTCACCAAATCCGATATTAAAGGAACAATTCAGATATCATCTATAAGTGGTTGTATAAGTGATATTTTCGATAAAGTAGAATCAATTCTTTTTATCGGAGCAATGGGAATCTGTGTGCGGAGTATTGCTCCATATATAAAAGATAAGCATACCGACCCTGCCATTGTAAATATAGATAGTACCGGAAAATATGTTATCTCTGTTCTTTCAGGTCATGTGGGAGGAGCAAATGATCTGACTCAACGTATTGCTCATATATTGGGGGCTGAGACTATTATTACTACTCAGAGCGATAATACCAACTTGTGGTCATTAGATACCCTTGGCAAAAAATATGGATGGACAACAGTATCAAATACCGCTGATTTCAATAAGCCATTGATTACTTTTGTCAATAAAAAAACGACAGCTCTTCTACTGGATATAAATGATGAAGGAACTCAATATCTTGAACGCACAGTCCCTGAACATGTAAAGTTATATTACAACTATAAGGATATTAATCTATCTGAATTTCAGCTTCTAATCGCCGTTACACCTTATCTCTACCCGCAAACAGATATTCAGACAATTTATTATCATCCGAAAGTTTTACACCTCGGTGTAGGTTGCCGTAAGGAATGTAATCCTATCGGTATCAGTGAATATATAACTGAAGCCTTAAATAAAAACAATATAACTATAGCTTCTATTAAAGATATTTCATCGATAGATATAAAGAAAGATGAACCTTTGCTGAAAGTACTTCAATCTCATTTTAAAAATATTCCTGTAAATATTTACACAGCAAATGAATTGAGGGATATTGAAGTTGCTAATCCTTCCAAAAAGGTTGAAGAAGTAACAACAGTGGCAGGTGTAGCTGAATCTTCGGCTATAAAAAGTGCAGGCGGAGGCTCTCTTATATTAGAAAAACAAAAGGGAAAACTAAGCGATGGAAATGACTTCACATTTGCTATAGCAATAGATAGAAAGGCTATTCGTCAGGGACATATTGAAATTGTTGGAGCAGGTCCGGGTGATCCTGATTTAATTTCAGTAAAAGGACGTCATTTCTTGGAAGCAGCCGACTTGATTTTATATGCGGGAAGCCTTGTACCTGTAGAACTGACTTATTGTGCTAAGCAGGGAGCGACAGTGCGGAGTTCTGCTTCTATGGATTTAGAAGAGCAGTTTGAGATAATGAAAGAGTTCTATGATAAAGGTAAACTCGTTGTCCGTTTACATACGGGAGATCCGTGTATCTATGGTGCTATTCAAGAGCAAATGGCTTTCTTCGATAAGTATAATATGTCCTACCATATTACACCAGGCATATCTTCTTTTCTAGCTGCTGCCGCTGCCTTAGAATCTCAATTTACTATACCGGAAAAAGTACAGACAATCATTTTGACAAGAGGAGAAGGACGAACTTCTATGCCGGAAAAAGAAAAGTTACATTTGTTGGCACGTTCACAAAGTACAATGTGTATTTTCTTGAGTGCATCAGTTGTAGATCAGGTTCAGCAAGAGCTTATGGAACATTATCCACCAGAGACCCCTGTTGCGGCTTGTTATAAGCTGACATGGAAAGACGAAAAAATATACCGTGGAGAATTAAAAGACTTAGCTAAAATTGTCAAAGAAAATGAACTAACCTTGACAACAATGATAGTTGTAGGAGAAGCTATCGGAAATCGCCAGGGATTGTCTAAACTTTATTCACATCAGTTCAAACACTTGTTTCGGTCTTAG
- the cbiD gene encoding cobalt-precorrin-5B (C(1))-methyltransferase CbiD, with translation MILIFGGTTEGRKVVAVCESAAKHFYYSTKAKSQKIETAYGTHITGGLDEKDIIDFCKEKTIKLIIDAAHPFAEVLHQNIAQASSELNIPVVRYERNYPDQENDLLWFESYKEAIEHLEKNNIDNLLALTGVNTVAKLKPYWQKHNCWFRILDRDESRSIIQQENFPIEQVLYYQQGEDETLLFEKLKPQAIITKESGESGGFNEKVIAARKLNIPVLVVKRPTLSPDFISVYGENGLRKQIEKLLPEFFDLKTGYTTGTYATAATKAALSALLTRENQTEISITLPNGEWIKLPIHSTILEGKLASCSVIKDAGDDPDVTNGHEIVSTVRLTHEHKGVRFLQGKGVGVVTLPGLGLEIGGPAINKTPRMMMKRELFKVMRHYQDKLPEQNLKTGIDVSISVPKGEEIALKTFNPKLGITGGISIIGTSGIVKPFSSEAFIASIRREMQVAKALGCKNVVVNSGAKSERFVKQQYPNLPPQAFIHYGNFIGETIIAASELGFERLTMGIMIGKAVKLAEGSLDTHSKKVIMNKEFISTLAKEARCSETTIDAIQQITMARQLWDVIPETEATFFSLIVRRCHQVCIPLFPNGTLDILLIDEFGNIRQ, from the coding sequence ATGATACTCATATTCGGAGGAACGACAGAAGGTCGTAAAGTTGTTGCCGTTTGTGAAAGTGCAGCAAAGCATTTTTATTATTCAACTAAAGCCAAATCACAGAAAATAGAAACAGCATATGGCACTCATATTACAGGAGGTTTAGATGAGAAAGATATAATAGATTTTTGCAAAGAGAAAACTATAAAGCTAATTATAGATGCAGCCCATCCTTTTGCAGAAGTATTGCATCAGAATATAGCACAAGCTTCTAGTGAATTAAATATCCCAGTTGTCAGATATGAACGTAACTATCCCGATCAGGAAAATGATTTGCTTTGGTTCGAGTCTTATAAGGAAGCTATTGAACACCTAGAAAAAAACAATATTGATAATTTGCTTGCCCTAACCGGCGTAAATACTGTTGCTAAACTAAAACCTTACTGGCAGAAGCATAATTGCTGGTTCAGAATATTAGATAGAGACGAATCACGCTCTATCATACAACAAGAGAATTTCCCAATAGAACAGGTTTTATATTATCAACAAGGTGAAGATGAAACCTTACTCTTTGAGAAGCTCAAACCTCAGGCAATCATAACAAAAGAGAGCGGCGAATCCGGTGGGTTCAATGAGAAGGTTATAGCAGCCCGAAAACTGAATATTCCCGTTCTTGTAGTGAAACGTCCGACTTTATCTCCTGATTTTATTTCTGTATATGGTGAGAATGGATTAAGAAAGCAGATCGAAAAGCTTCTGCCTGAATTTTTTGATCTTAAAACGGGATATACTACCGGCACGTATGCTACGGCTGCAACTAAAGCCGCTTTATCGGCATTATTGACTAGGGAAAATCAAACCGAAATCAGCATAACTCTTCCAAATGGAGAATGGATAAAGCTTCCCATTCATTCGACTATATTAGAAGGCAAGCTTGCGAGTTGCTCTGTGATAAAGGATGCCGGAGATGACCCGGATGTAACTAACGGACACGAGATAGTATCTACTGTACGATTAACTCATGAACACAAAGGAGTTCGCTTTCTGCAAGGAAAAGGAGTTGGAGTAGTTACTTTACCCGGTTTAGGTCTTGAAATAGGAGGGCCTGCTATTAATAAGACTCCCCGAATGATGATGAAGCGCGAGCTCTTCAAAGTTATGCGTCATTATCAGGATAAATTGCCGGAACAAAATTTAAAGACAGGAATAGACGTCTCTATATCTGTACCGAAAGGTGAAGAAATTGCATTAAAGACTTTTAATCCGAAACTCGGAATAACGGGAGGTATATCCATTATCGGAACATCGGGTATTGTAAAACCCTTTTCTTCGGAAGCATTTATAGCCTCAATCCGTCGCGAAATGCAGGTTGCCAAAGCATTAGGATGTAAGAATGTGGTTGTCAATTCGGGTGCTAAAAGCGAACGATTTGTGAAACAACAATATCCCAATTTGCCTCCACAGGCTTTTATTCATTATGGTAACTTTATAGGTGAAACTATTATTGCAGCTTCAGAATTAGGCTTCGAGCGTCTTACAATGGGAATAATGATAGGTAAAGCCGTGAAATTAGCTGAAGGTTCATTAGATACCCATAGTAAAAAGGTGATTATGAATAAGGAGTTTATTTCGACATTAGCGAAAGAAGCCCGTTGTTCAGAGACTACAATAGACGCTATACAACAAATAACCATGGCACGACAGTTATGGGATGTTATTCCCGAAACAGAAGCTACATTCTTTTCACTGATAGTAAGAAGATGCCATCAGGTATGTATTCCTTTATTTCCCAATGGCACATTAGATATCTTATTAATTGATGAGTTCGGTAATATCAGGCAATGA
- a CDS encoding ABC transporter ATP-binding protein, translated as MHKKEKTIELKELAIGYSSQKNIKVIAEYITSDICSGELTCLLGANGIGKSTLLRTLTAFQPKLSGDIVIHGKKIEKYSEKELATLIGVVLTEKFEIKNMTSYQLIGLGRSPYTGFWGKLTLDDKEKIEGAISLVKIENLSERMVDTLSDGERQKVMIAKALAQETPIILLDEPTAFLDFPSKVELMQLLHQLSRKTNKTIFLSTHDLDLALQIADKIWLMDNEHGIQIGTPEDLSLDGNLSNFFARKGIVFDQYTGLFRVENDFNKQIKVTGDGQIYAMIRKAFLRNGILASRDIESDFSVEIKENRILLYKPDQSPIAITSIEELLNHIII; from the coding sequence ATGCATAAGAAAGAAAAGACAATAGAGCTAAAAGAGCTTGCTATAGGTTATTCATCACAAAAGAATATAAAGGTGATAGCCGAATATATCACTTCTGATATATGCAGCGGAGAGCTTACCTGTCTGCTGGGTGCAAATGGTATTGGCAAATCTACTTTGTTAAGGACATTAACCGCCTTTCAGCCTAAATTGTCTGGAGATATTGTTATTCATGGGAAAAAAATAGAGAAGTATTCAGAAAAAGAGCTAGCTACGTTAATTGGAGTCGTATTGACTGAAAAGTTCGAAATAAAGAATATGACATCCTATCAACTAATTGGCTTAGGACGCAGTCCATATACCGGATTTTGGGGAAAGTTAACTCTAGATGATAAAGAGAAAATAGAAGGGGCCATTTCACTCGTAAAAATAGAAAATCTATCTGAGCGAATGGTTGACACACTAAGTGACGGAGAGCGCCAAAAAGTAATGATTGCTAAAGCTCTGGCACAGGAGACTCCGATTATTCTTCTGGATGAACCTACTGCATTTCTGGATTTTCCGAGCAAAGTAGAACTGATGCAATTATTACATCAGTTATCTCGCAAAACAAATAAAACAATCTTCTTATCTACCCACGATCTTGATCTGGCTTTGCAGATAGCAGACAAAATATGGTTGATGGACAATGAACATGGTATTCAGATAGGTACTCCCGAAGACTTATCTTTAGATGGAAACCTGAGCAACTTCTTTGCTCGAAAAGGCATTGTATTTGACCAATATACAGGCTTGTTTAGAGTAGAGAATGATTTTAACAAGCAGATAAAGGTTACAGGAGATGGACAAATATATGCTATGATCCGTAAAGCTTTTTTACGAAATGGGATTTTAGCTTCACGCGATATTGAGTCTGACTTCTCTGTCGAAATTAAGGAGAACCGCATTTTACTGTACAAGCCGGATCAATCGCCTATAGCTATTACAAGTATAGAAGAACTCTTAAACCATATCATAATATGA
- a CDS encoding iron ABC transporter permease, with the protein MKRPLIVFALISTSILVFFILNLVLGTISIPVGSVWNILFGIKEESIIWENIIWKSRFPQTITALVAGAGLSISGLQMQTLFRNPLAGPSELGISSGASLGVAFIILLSGSVGGTALIKMGLFGEIAISIAAVVGALTIMIIIITISRFVRGNVILLIIGVMIGYISTAIIGVLKFFSNDEDVRAYVIWGLGSFSKVSGNQVYTFVGIMIVLIPLSFLLIKTLNLMLLGEGYARNLGLNVKQARLYVIVCSCIITAIVTAYCGPIVFLGLAVPHLCRTIFVSSDHRILMPAVTLTGASLALFCNLVARMPGFEGALPINSVTALIGAPIVISVLFGKRKNEVG; encoded by the coding sequence ATGAAACGTCCCCTGATAGTTTTTGCACTGATTTCTACCTCTATACTAGTTTTCTTCATTCTGAATCTGGTATTGGGCACAATTTCCATACCGGTGGGTTCCGTTTGGAATATTCTATTCGGAATAAAGGAAGAGTCTATAATCTGGGAGAATATTATCTGGAAATCTCGTTTTCCTCAAACTATTACAGCCTTAGTGGCTGGTGCCGGACTATCTATTAGTGGATTACAGATGCAGACTCTATTTCGAAATCCATTAGCCGGACCTTCCGAACTTGGAATTAGCTCAGGTGCAAGTCTGGGGGTAGCTTTTATTATCCTACTTTCAGGTAGTGTTGGAGGAACAGCACTGATCAAGATGGGATTGTTTGGCGAGATAGCAATATCTATAGCGGCAGTAGTAGGTGCTTTGACTATAATGATTATCATTATAACTATTTCTCGGTTTGTAAGAGGAAACGTTATCCTGCTTATTATCGGCGTTATGATAGGATATATTTCAACAGCTATCATTGGTGTTTTGAAATTCTTTAGTAACGATGAAGATGTAAGAGCTTATGTAATCTGGGGGTTGGGTAGTTTTTCTAAAGTTTCAGGTAATCAAGTGTATACTTTTGTGGGCATTATGATTGTATTAATACCTCTTTCATTCCTATTGATAAAGACTCTCAATCTGATGCTTTTAGGCGAAGGTTATGCACGTAACCTTGGATTGAATGTAAAACAAGCCCGGCTCTATGTTATTGTTTGTTCGTGCATCATTACTGCTATTGTAACAGCTTACTGCGGGCCTATTGTTTTTTTGGGGCTGGCTGTACCTCACTTGTGCAGAACTATTTTTGTTTCATCCGACCATCGGATATTGATGCCTGCTGTAACTCTTACTGGTGCTTCTCTGGCTCTGTTTTGTAATTTGGTGGCCCGTATGCCGGGATTCGAAGGCGCATTACCTATCAATTCGGTAACAGCATTGATTGGCGCACCTATCGTTATTTCCGTCTTATTCGGTAAACGCAAAAATGAAGTCGGTTAG
- a CDS encoding ABC transporter substrate-binding protein yields the protein MKKLLFILFTLVITFSGCNQNKNAKTIGDRNSADSMNIKYAKGFKVISSANYKLVDITDPSGESDMHYKYALVNRGSNKEGIPADYQTIEIPVCSVICMTTLQLSNFIKLNALNKVVGITSTRFLFNEQMNRQIKEGKTSKIGIEGEFDNEAILALNPDIILVSPFKKGGYDAIRNLDIPLISFLGYKESSPLGQAEWIKFIAMLLGIEEQANKQFDDIENKYNKLKVLSASVSERPTVLSGELHSGNWYVVGGNSYLAQLFRDAGADYFMKNDNESGGFYVDFETVYSQGANTDYWRMVNSHDGTFTYDALKQSDARYADFKAFKDKKLIYCNLREKPFYENTPVEPEVVLADLIKIFHPSLLPEYVPVYYELLK from the coding sequence ATGAAAAAACTACTTTTTATCTTATTTACTCTGGTTATTACATTTTCGGGCTGTAATCAAAATAAGAATGCAAAAACTATCGGAGATCGAAACTCTGCAGATTCTATGAATATTAAATATGCCAAAGGTTTCAAAGTGATTAGTTCCGCAAACTATAAATTAGTTGATATAACCGATCCATCCGGGGAGAGCGATATGCATTACAAATACGCTCTGGTCAATAGAGGGAGCAACAAAGAGGGCATACCTGCTGATTATCAGACTATAGAAATACCTGTCTGCAGTGTAATTTGCATGACCACACTGCAACTATCAAACTTTATTAAGCTCAATGCTTTGAATAAAGTTGTAGGGATAACTAGTACTCGCTTTCTTTTTAATGAACAGATGAATAGACAGATCAAAGAAGGCAAGACCAGTAAAATTGGTATAGAAGGTGAATTTGATAATGAGGCAATTCTCGCCCTAAATCCGGATATTATACTTGTTTCACCATTCAAAAAAGGGGGATACGATGCGATTCGAAACCTGGATATACCATTAATTAGTTTTTTAGGATATAAAGAAAGTTCTCCTTTGGGACAGGCAGAATGGATTAAGTTCATTGCTATGCTATTAGGAATAGAAGAACAAGCCAATAAACAGTTTGACGATATAGAAAACAAGTATAATAAATTAAAAGTATTGTCTGCTTCTGTCTCAGAACGTCCCACAGTGTTGAGCGGTGAATTACATTCGGGTAACTGGTATGTAGTTGGAGGAAACAGCTATCTGGCACAACTATTCAGAGATGCAGGAGCCGATTATTTTATGAAAAATGATAACGAATCCGGAGGTTTTTATGTCGATTTCGAAACTGTTTATTCGCAGGGAGCAAATACTGACTATTGGCGGATGGTGAATAGCCACGATGGAACATTCACTTACGATGCTTTGAAACAAAGTGATGCTCGGTATGCAGATTTTAAAGCTTTTAAGGATAAAAAGCTTATATATTGTAATCTGCGAGAGAAACCTTTCTATGAAAATACTCCTGTTGAGCCCGAAGTAGTTTTAGCCGATTTGATAAAAATATTTCATCCGTCATTGTTACCCGAATATGTTCCTGTTTATTACGAATTACTTAAATAA
- a CDS encoding precorrin-2 C(20)-methyltransferase, with the protein MSDFVTFVSLGPGDAELISLKALKALQQADIILCPSTVSPVGNILSRSRDILLELNIDDSVISLFDVPMSKDRSHAILCYKEVAELIEKHYEKRLKIAVVAEGDAGFYSSTHYISDNLISKNIPTERIAGIPAFIASAALANIHIAKQEEELHIIPGIISSNDLKKRIEAGNSIVIMKPSQSEQAIKQAMSSINKVGIHYFENVGIKEKEFYTQDIHKIIDRKFPYFSLLIITKE; encoded by the coding sequence ATGTCTGATTTCGTTACATTTGTATCTCTTGGGCCAGGTGATGCCGAACTTATAAGCCTAAAAGCCTTAAAAGCTTTGCAACAAGCAGATATTATTCTCTGCCCCTCGACTGTTTCACCAGTCGGAAATATATTATCCCGTAGCCGTGATATTTTATTGGAACTGAATATTGATGATTCCGTTATTTCTCTTTTTGATGTACCTATGAGTAAAGATCGATCGCATGCTATACTCTGCTATAAGGAAGTTGCTGAGCTTATAGAAAAGCATTATGAGAAAAGATTAAAAATAGCTGTAGTAGCAGAAGGAGATGCAGGATTTTACTCTTCAACTCATTATATATCAGATAATCTAATATCAAAAAATATTCCGACAGAACGTATTGCCGGCATTCCGGCGTTTATTGCCTCTGCAGCCCTTGCCAATATCCATATAGCCAAACAAGAAGAAGAATTGCATATCATTCCCGGGATAATATCATCCAATGATTTAAAGAAAAGAATAGAAGCTGGAAACTCCATCGTGATAATGAAACCTTCTCAATCGGAACAGGCTATTAAGCAGGCTATGTCTTCAATAAATAAAGTGGGAATACATTATTTTGAGAATGTAGGAATTAAAGAAAAAGAATTCTATACGCAGGATATACATAAAATAATAGATCGCAAATTTCCTTATTTCTCACTATTAATAATTACAAAAGAATAA
- a CDS encoding RidA family protein, translating to MNSDKIKRVVRLNPENISKPVGKYSHVTIIPKNSTLYTFSGQIGTDNYGVIPDSMNEQVYNTFRNIEQILESQNLTSDDVIKVNIWATEDIDWDFFDARWGNLFGTIYPSMTIAYVKALGLPELKIEVEIWASK from the coding sequence ATGAATAGTGATAAAATCAAAAGAGTCGTCAGATTAAATCCTGAAAATATTTCAAAGCCTGTTGGAAAATATTCACATGTGACTATAATTCCTAAAAATTCAACTCTATACACTTTCTCCGGACAGATTGGAACTGATAATTATGGAGTTATTCCTGATAGTATGAATGAACAGGTATACAATACTTTTAGGAATATTGAACAAATTCTGGAAAGTCAGAATTTAACTTCCGACGATGTTATAAAAGTCAATATCTGGGCTACAGAAGATATTGATTGGGATTTTTTTGACGCAAGATGGGGAAATTTATTTGGTACAATATACCCATCTATGACTATTGCTTATGTGAAGGCATTGGGTTTACCAGAGCTTAAAATTGAAGTTGAAATTTGGGCTTCAAAATAA
- a CDS encoding DUF6597 domain-containing transcriptional factor translates to MFYKKIIPIKALQDYIQYFWILEDFKNNSSDKCFKIIPDGLPALIFQQEPNLFFDKKGHALPQLYLYGQYSKYTEHTVSGYFSVIGVYLQPTALKTIFGLDAFELNHQNISLEDIVRDAILEQLVNAISLEEKISLISSFFLKQIERVKNNHKKLVHASTLLQNGKTLKEIQLEMNLSERTLERIIKQSVGLSPKIFSRIMRFQDGLNCLRQTNFENFTELAYQYDYFDQSHYNREFKEFTGTNPRNFILNSKEYLANFPQWLI, encoded by the coding sequence ATGTTTTATAAAAAAATTATTCCAATAAAGGCTCTACAAGATTACATCCAATATTTTTGGATATTGGAGGACTTTAAGAATAATTCTAGTGATAAATGTTTTAAGATTATCCCGGATGGACTACCGGCATTAATATTCCAACAAGAACCAAACTTGTTTTTTGATAAAAAGGGGCATGCGTTACCTCAATTGTATTTATATGGGCAATATTCTAAATATACGGAGCATACAGTTAGTGGATACTTTAGCGTTATTGGCGTATATTTGCAACCAACGGCTTTAAAAACAATTTTTGGATTAGATGCTTTTGAGTTAAATCATCAAAATATTTCACTTGAAGACATTGTGAGGGATGCTATTCTTGAGCAACTTGTTAACGCAATTTCTTTAGAAGAAAAAATAAGCCTAATCTCTTCTTTCTTCCTTAAGCAAATAGAAAGAGTCAAAAATAATCATAAAAAGTTGGTGCATGCTTCGACATTATTACAAAATGGAAAAACTCTTAAAGAAATCCAATTAGAAATGAATTTGTCGGAGCGAACATTAGAAAGAATTATAAAACAGTCTGTTGGATTATCACCAAAGATATTTTCACGGATTATGCGTTTTCAAGACGGTTTAAATTGTTTGCGTCAGACAAATTTTGAAAATTTTACAGAACTTGCTTATCAATATGATTATTTTGATCAATCGCACTATAACAGAGAATTTAAAGAATTTACAGGAACTAATCCTAGAAACTTCATACTAAACTCAAAAGAGTATTTAGCTAACTTTCCTCAATGGCTTATCTAG